In Nerophis lumbriciformis linkage group LG04, RoL_Nlum_v2.1, whole genome shotgun sequence, a single window of DNA contains:
- the rbm12bb gene encoding RNA binding motif protein 12Bb gives MAVVIRLQGLRIAAGSQDIRKFFTGLKIPDGGVHIIGGEREEAFIIFASDEDARRAMTRSGGQIRGGRVTLLLSSKTEMQSLLEKSAKKVETIQKSHIEDNGRHARRSMDSDASTRAASRREISPPTRQQRSSSNDKSTWVFLKGLPYTVTERDLYEFFSGLRIVNMTLMKNQAGKNNGMCLVKFFSYEDVQEALKKDREYIGSRYVEVSSTCEQDWLRTDGRLERRGSPLQVPRNFQHNMRSQSPTGQMRLSSSSHEEFCVLVENLSFAVEKEDMKRLFRHASLADDQILFVTADDRKSRSAFVLFKTLREYREATAQEKKSFFNRWIHTRSISREKMISILEENNTNVSPSENTQRFNERLPSFPRDPDMEKVCLYVQNLPFDVRKVEVLDFFLGFSITEDDVLLLHDNIGAGIGKALVVFPSESAAMGALTLNGQRYLGAEVALECISKAQMRQLSTEPPAFQSPQRRFDQFSGVGASEYPDFKGLPADMPMNAGPQAHRGYDESYGDHRVPLDRGNGCHVSGGLQEQRFSGPTCVKLSNLPFQVKMEEIYDFCHGYRIIPGSVSLQYDRSGLTKGTATVVFETRQEAAVAIKELSGRPVGARKILLKFV, from the coding sequence ATGGCAGTCGTCATCCGTTTACAGGGATTGAGGATTGCTGCTGGTTCTCAGGATATTCGCAAGTTCTTCACCGGCCTCAAAATTCCAGACGGCGGAGTACACATAATTGGCGGGGAGAGGGAAGAAGCTTTTATTATTTTTGCTTCTGATGAAGATGCGAGGAGAGCCATGACCCGATCAGGGGGTCAAATTAGGGGGGGACGTGTTACTTTGCTGCTCAGTAGCAAAACAGAGATGCAGAGTTTACTTGAAAAAAGCGCAAAAAAGGTGGAGACAATTCAAAAGAGCCACATTGAAGACAATGGCAGGCATGCCCGACGATCCATGGACTCTGACGCAAGCACAAGAGCAGCAAGTCGACGTGAGATATCCCCCCCGACCCGCCAACAGAGATCCTCATCAAATGACAAGTCTACCTGGGTTTTTCTCAAAGGACTGCCATACACTGTGACCGAAAGAGATCTTTATGAGTTTTTCAGTGGTTTACGTATCGTTAACATGACTCTGATGAAAAATCAGGCCGGAAAAAACAACGGGATGTGTCTTGTAAAATTTTTCAGCTATGAGGACGTACAGGAAGCTCTGAAAAAGGACAGGGAGTACATTGGTTCTCGCTATGTGGAGGTTAGTTCAACATGCGAACAGGATTGGCTGCGGACAGATGGCCGGCTTGAAAGACGTGGATCACCGTTACAGGTTCCACGGAATTTCCAACATAATATGAGGTCCCAATCTCCTACAGGTCAGATGAGGCTCTCCTCATCCTCTCATGAGGAGTTCTGTGTTCTTGTGGAAAATCTCTCCTTTGCAGTAGAGAAAGAAGACATGAAAAGACTATTTCGCCACGCAAGCCTTGCGGATGACCAGATCTTGTTTGTTACAGCAGATGATCGCAAAAGTAGGTCTGCTTTTGTGCTGTTCAAGACCCTGCGAGAGTACCGTGAGGCAACAGCCCAGGAGAAAAAATCATTTTTCAATCGATGGATTCACACCCGCTCCATCTCAAGAGAAAAAATGATATCTATTTTGGAGGAAAATAATACCAATGTCAGCCCTTCTGAAAACACACAAAGGTTTAATGAGAGGCTGCCATCTTTCCCCAGAGATCCTGACATGGAGAAGGTGTGCCTGTATGTGCAGAATCTTCCCTTCGATGTACGGAAAGTTGAGGTTTTGGACTTCTTCCTTGGGTTCAGCATCACAGAAGATGATGTGCTCCTGCTACATGACAATATAGGCGCAGGAATCGGGAAAGCCTTGGTTGTCTTTCCTTCTGAGTCCGCAGCTATGGGTGCCCTCACTCTCAATGGACAGCGATATCTCGGTGCAGAGGTTGCCCTCGAATGTATATCAAAGGCCCAGATGCGGCAATTGAGCACTGAGCCACCTGCGTTTCAAAGTCCACAGAGAAGATTTGATCAGTTCTCTGGGGTTGGTGCCAGCGAGTACCCTGACTTCAAAGGTCTTCCTGCTGATATGCCTATGAATGCTGGGCCTCAAGCCCACAGAGGCTATGATGAGTCATATGGAGACCACAGGGTCCCACTTGACAGAGGCAACGGTTGTCATGTTAGCGGTGGTCTACAAGAGCAGCGTTTCAGTGGTCCTACCTGTGTAAAGCTGTCCAATTTACCATTCCAAGTAAAAATGGAAGAAATCTATGATTTTTGCCACGGGTATCGTATCATCCCTGGGTCGGTGTCATTGCAGTACGACAGGAGTGGATTAACTAAAGGTACTGCAACCGTGGTATTTGAGACCCGGCAGGAGGCTGCAGTAGCAATTAAGGAGCTCAGTGGAAGGCCAGTAGGTGCTCGAAAAATCCTACTTAAGTTTGTGTGA